Proteins encoded within one genomic window of Brachybacterium sp. P6-10-X1:
- the cydC gene encoding thiol reductant ABC exporter subunit CydC, with amino-acid sequence MRVPATPLRRAERALEIPRARLLAAVLASCATLAAAFALAAVSAYLVTRAWTMPPVLDLTVAVVMVRALGIARGVFRWLDRMLIHDVALRGVVSLRTNLFTALAARTDDALTRLRRGDLLSRLGDDAQELGDHIITARVPALVAAVMGVVVVATIAPMSLLAAMTMLVALVVASLLAPLAAYRAARITERAVVTTRSAVGSSALEILDDATALRVDGRLEQSLAELDSGQQAHDAALDRAALPAAVASAAVPVAMVLAVAGSLLAAGAAWTDGGASAGQIGVLLLLPLSSFEAATTLPAAASQHARSRAAAQRLAEIVGPAGPRPAHSRSEPDADMSPHDRHGASHRASGHMSARAEPATPTLRATGLSAGWNEDAARVAGLDLELPPGSRLAVVGPSGSGKSTLLATLAGLLDPLAGRVELTDGAPLRSAVTMFAEDAHVFATTLRENLKVVRGDLTDETARDALEAVGLADWVAILPRGLDTLLGPDGTTVSGGERRRLLLARAVIRRGPVLLLDEPTEHLDTARGDDLLRALLDAADETLVPAASTVVVVTHRPEAIPAGVPVLRIGENASTRLEES; translated from the coding sequence CTGGACCATGCCGCCGGTGCTGGACCTGACGGTCGCCGTGGTGATGGTCCGGGCACTGGGCATCGCCCGCGGCGTGTTCCGTTGGCTGGACCGCATGCTGATCCATGACGTCGCTCTGCGCGGAGTGGTCTCCCTGCGCACGAACCTCTTCACAGCCCTGGCCGCTCGCACCGACGATGCCCTGACCCGGCTGCGCCGCGGTGATCTGCTCTCCCGCCTCGGCGACGACGCCCAGGAACTCGGCGATCACATCATCACGGCACGGGTGCCGGCACTGGTCGCTGCGGTCATGGGCGTGGTCGTCGTGGCCACCATCGCCCCCATGTCCCTGCTGGCGGCCATGACCATGCTGGTGGCGCTGGTGGTCGCGAGCCTGCTGGCCCCGCTCGCCGCCTATCGCGCCGCTCGGATCACCGAACGGGCCGTGGTCACCACCCGCTCGGCCGTGGGCTCCTCGGCGCTGGAGATCCTCGACGACGCCACCGCGCTGCGAGTCGACGGGCGGCTCGAGCAGTCGCTGGCGGAGCTGGATTCGGGCCAGCAGGCGCACGATGCGGCATTGGACCGGGCCGCGCTGCCGGCCGCCGTGGCCTCGGCGGCGGTGCCGGTGGCGATGGTCCTGGCCGTCGCCGGTTCGCTGCTGGCCGCGGGGGCCGCCTGGACCGACGGCGGTGCCTCGGCCGGCCAGATCGGGGTGCTCCTGCTGCTGCCGCTGTCCTCCTTCGAGGCGGCCACGACCCTGCCCGCCGCGGCCTCCCAGCACGCTCGCTCCCGCGCCGCCGCCCAGCGCCTGGCCGAGATCGTCGGACCCGCCGGGCCGCGGCCGGCCCATTCCCGGTCGGAACCGGACGCAGACATGTCCCCGCACGACCGACACGGCGCCTCGCATCGGGCCTCAGGCCACATGTCTGCCCGGGCGGAACCGGCGACCCCGACGCTGCGGGCCACCGGGCTCAGCGCCGGATGGAACGAGGATGCGGCGCGGGTGGCGGGCCTCGACCTGGAGCTCCCGCCGGGCTCGCGCCTGGCCGTGGTGGGGCCCTCCGGCAGCGGGAAGTCGACCCTGCTGGCCACGCTGGCAGGGCTGCTCGATCCGCTGGCCGGCCGCGTCGAGCTCACCGACGGAGCTCCCCTGCGCTCGGCGGTGACGATGTTCGCCGAGGACGCGCACGTCTTCGCCACGACGCTGCGGGAGAACCTCAAGGTGGTCCGCGGCGACCTCACGGACGAGACCGCCCGGGACGCGCTGGAGGCCGTCGGCCTCGCGGACTGGGTCGCGATCCTCCCCCGCGGTCTGGACACCCTGCTGGGACCGGACGGCACCACGGTCTCCGGGGGAGAACGACGCCGGCTGCTGCTGGCCCGGGCGGTGATCCGCCGCGGTCCTGTCCTGCTGCTGGACGAGCCGACCGAGCATCTCGACACGGCCCGCGGGGACGACCTGCTGCGGGCCCTGCTCGACGCGGCCGATGAGACCCTCGTGCCCGCCGCCAGCACCGTCGTGGTGGTCACCCACCGTCCCGAGGCGATCCCGGCGGGCGTCCCGGTGCTCCGCATCGGCGAGAATGCGAGCACCCGCCTCGAGGAGAGCTGA
- a CDS encoding sensor histidine kinase, with amino-acid sequence MSTTIPPPRPDRPRVQDLVGAVLAGGDTEDLLDLLVRSARTDLDARTAALALPLGVGTWTHEIVDGPDAPALLGEPVASDSPAGRALEDADAAALEEIGSLAIDGQEHPALLALIDAAEHGVGVLVVLRSAADVTSTPFTPADRERLDVLAGLLALTLRAPTLGVSGDLDDERGRIARDLHDLAIQELFAVGMELEGLTDALASPGEPPSNTRIRSSVAASVQGVENAVAQIRQIVQSLRRQRPEATLTEQLRHEVGLATAGLGFVPALRLPPHPAEMDAELPSEIAEDVVAVVREGLANAARHAHASAVAVSVSVFSEGVDRVVQVNVSDNGRGIDPTVQRRSGLANMSSRARRHSGWVDAITLEPGTMISWRVTLPPA; translated from the coding sequence ATGAGCACGACCATCCCGCCGCCCCGGCCCGACCGCCCCCGGGTCCAGGATCTCGTCGGCGCCGTGCTCGCCGGCGGCGACACCGAGGACCTGCTGGACCTGCTGGTCCGCTCCGCCCGCACGGACCTCGACGCCCGCACCGCGGCCCTCGCCCTGCCCTTGGGCGTCGGCACGTGGACGCACGAGATCGTCGACGGCCCCGATGCCCCGGCCCTGCTCGGGGAGCCCGTCGCATCGGACTCCCCCGCCGGGCGCGCCCTCGAGGACGCCGACGCCGCGGCGCTCGAGGAGATCGGCAGCCTCGCGATCGACGGCCAGGAGCACCCTGCACTGCTGGCTCTGATCGACGCCGCCGAGCACGGCGTGGGGGTCCTGGTCGTGCTGCGCAGCGCCGCCGACGTCACCTCGACCCCGTTCACCCCGGCCGACCGCGAACGGCTCGACGTCCTGGCCGGTCTCCTCGCCCTCACCCTGCGCGCCCCGACCCTGGGCGTCTCCGGGGACCTGGACGACGAACGCGGGCGGATCGCCCGCGACCTGCACGACCTCGCCATCCAGGAGCTGTTCGCCGTAGGGATGGAGCTGGAGGGTCTCACCGATGCCCTGGCCTCCCCCGGGGAGCCGCCCTCGAACACGCGGATCCGGTCCTCCGTCGCCGCCTCCGTGCAGGGAGTGGAGAACGCGGTCGCGCAGATCCGCCAGATCGTGCAGTCGCTGCGCCGTCAGCGACCCGAGGCGACCCTGACCGAGCAGCTGCGCCACGAGGTGGGGCTGGCCACCGCCGGGCTGGGGTTCGTCCCGGCGCTCCGGCTGCCCCCGCATCCGGCGGAGATGGACGCCGAGCTGCCCTCCGAGATCGCTGAGGACGTGGTCGCGGTGGTGCGGGAGGGCTTGGCCAACGCCGCACGGCACGCCCACGCCAGCGCCGTCGCGGTCTCGGTGAGCGTGTTCAGCGAGGGGGTGGACCGCGTGGTGCAGGTCAACGTCTCCGACAACGGGCGCGGGATCGACCCCACGGTCCAGCGGCGCAGCGGGCTGGCGAACATGTCCAGCCGCGCCCGGCGTCATTCGGGATGGGTCGACGCGATCACCCTCGAGCCGGGCACGATGATCTCCTGGCGCGTCACCCTGCCGCCGGCGTGA
- a CDS encoding response regulator transcription factor, whose product MLVDDHEVVRRGIVTVIDAQDGLSVVGEASSVAEATRRLPAIRPDVLVVDLQLPDGTGVDVMKAARSADPEQRMLVLTSFDDDAALRESRSAGAAGLMLKSARSLEIAAAIRAVHEGRDVWPADHVADGPELSESDQRIVDLIGDGHSNREIADELGIAEKTVKNRVTVILQTLGMQRRTQVAAMVAARRRVGWKQDPS is encoded by the coding sequence ATGCTGGTCGATGACCACGAGGTGGTCCGTCGCGGCATCGTCACGGTCATCGACGCCCAGGACGGGTTGAGCGTCGTGGGGGAGGCGTCCTCCGTCGCCGAGGCGACGCGGCGTCTGCCCGCGATCCGCCCCGACGTGCTGGTGGTCGACCTGCAGCTGCCCGACGGGACCGGTGTCGACGTGATGAAGGCCGCTCGCAGCGCCGACCCCGAACAGCGGATGCTCGTGCTGACCAGCTTCGACGACGACGCCGCGCTGCGGGAGTCGCGCTCGGCCGGCGCCGCCGGGCTGATGCTGAAGTCCGCGCGGTCCCTGGAGATCGCTGCGGCCATCCGTGCGGTGCACGAGGGGCGGGACGTGTGGCCCGCCGACCATGTCGCCGACGGCCCGGAGCTGTCCGAGTCCGACCAGCGCATCGTCGACCTGATCGGCGACGGGCACTCCAACCGCGAGATCGCCGACGAGCTCGGAATCGCCGAGAAGACCGTCAAGAACCGGGTCACAGTGATCCTGCAGACCTTGGGCATGCAGCGTCGCACCCAGGTCGCCGCGATGGTGGCCGCCCGCCGGCGCGTCGGGTGGAAGCAGGATCCCTCCTGA
- a CDS encoding glutaminase has protein sequence MRTPVPDYLTEILESSRDDGEGAVADYIPVLESADPDRLAIALTTVEGRTYAAGDSDVEFSIQSMSKPFAYAAALTDRGEELVAGKVGVEPSGEAFNELSLETGTFRPKNPMINAGAITVHHLLIGANASRQQRVDRVLGFFSTLADRQLSIDEEVFESEMATAERNLAIAHMLANYGIIEDEPHEVVAGYTAQCSINVTVRDVAMMTATLAAGGIQPVSGERVIERDAARQTLSVMAAAGMYDAAGSWFTEVGIPAKSGVAGGLLGALPGQVGIGSFSPRLDEHGNSVRGVKLFRRLSTDMGLHLMETDPFRSMVLRGTQVTGATTVIHLQGTIDFSGAEIVLHHLDESTPATPAVVFDISRVDSFTDVGRRMVLEGMRRLRTDGARIGLIDSEQKLPDPDMGDGTFPFDAERADAKPIRDPAP, from the coding sequence ATGCGCACGCCCGTTCCCGACTACCTCACCGAGATCCTCGAGTCATCGCGGGACGACGGCGAGGGCGCGGTCGCCGACTACATCCCGGTTCTCGAGTCCGCGGACCCGGATCGACTCGCCATCGCCCTGACGACCGTCGAGGGACGGACCTACGCCGCCGGTGACAGCGATGTCGAGTTCTCCATCCAGTCGATGTCGAAGCCCTTCGCCTACGCCGCCGCCCTGACTGACCGCGGCGAGGAACTGGTCGCGGGGAAGGTCGGCGTCGAGCCCTCGGGAGAAGCCTTCAATGAACTATCGCTCGAGACCGGGACCTTCCGCCCGAAGAATCCGATGATCAACGCCGGGGCGATCACCGTCCACCACCTCCTCATCGGGGCGAACGCATCGAGACAGCAGCGGGTGGACCGCGTGCTGGGTTTCTTCTCCACGTTGGCCGACCGGCAATTGTCGATCGACGAGGAGGTCTTCGAATCCGAGATGGCCACCGCCGAACGTAATCTCGCGATCGCCCACATGCTCGCGAACTACGGGATCATCGAGGACGAACCGCATGAGGTGGTCGCAGGCTATACCGCGCAATGCTCGATCAACGTCACCGTCCGGGATGTCGCGATGATGACGGCGACCCTGGCCGCGGGTGGGATTCAGCCGGTGAGCGGTGAGAGGGTCATCGAACGTGATGCAGCCCGCCAGACGTTGTCGGTCATGGCCGCAGCCGGTATGTACGACGCTGCTGGTTCATGGTTCACGGAGGTCGGCATCCCGGCGAAGAGCGGCGTGGCCGGTGGGCTGCTCGGTGCGCTGCCCGGTCAGGTCGGAATCGGATCGTTCTCTCCCCGGCTCGACGAACACGGCAACAGCGTGCGCGGAGTCAAACTCTTCCGTCGGCTCTCCACCGACATGGGCCTGCATCTCATGGAGACCGATCCGTTCAGGTCGATGGTGCTGCGCGGAACCCAGGTCACGGGAGCGACCACGGTCATCCACCTCCAGGGAACCATCGATTTCAGCGGTGCCGAGATCGTTCTGCACCACCTCGACGAATCGACCCCGGCGACCCCAGCCGTCGTCTTCGACATCAGCCGGGTCGACAGCTTCACCGATGTCGGCCGCCGCATGGTGCTCGAAGGTATGCGCCGGCTCAGGACCGACGGAGCGAGGATCGGACTGATCGATTCCGAGCAGAAGCTGCCGGACCCCGACATGGGAGACGGCACCTTCCCCTTCGACGCCGAACGAGCCGATGCGAAACCGATACGGGATCCCGCCCCGTGA
- a CDS encoding isochorismatase family protein has product MPKTQQELVRDPESDRLLTPQNCAVALIDYQPEQYRTVGSSTKERIDLNVLAVAKAATKYQVPVVLSTVGVDLGVNQPTAEAITSELPDVKEIDRTGVNAWEDPDFRAAIRATGRRKIVMAGLWTEVCLTFPTLDMRAEGFEVYPVTDAVGGISPESHRWAVERMTAAGATPITAIAFASELMRNWARPDSDNLREIMNWYFPLKAELDEAGK; this is encoded by the coding sequence ATGCCCAAGACCCAGCAAGAACTCGTCCGCGATCCGGAATCAGACCGGCTGCTCACCCCGCAGAACTGCGCGGTCGCCCTGATCGACTACCAGCCCGAGCAGTACCGCACGGTCGGTTCGTCGACGAAGGAGCGCATCGACCTCAATGTCCTCGCCGTGGCGAAGGCCGCGACGAAATACCAGGTCCCTGTCGTCCTTTCGACCGTCGGCGTGGATCTCGGCGTCAACCAACCGACCGCCGAGGCGATCACGTCGGAGCTGCCGGACGTGAAGGAGATCGACCGCACCGGAGTGAATGCCTGGGAGGATCCCGATTTCCGCGCAGCGATCCGAGCGACCGGTCGCCGCAAGATCGTGATGGCCGGTCTCTGGACTGAGGTGTGCCTGACGTTCCCCACGCTCGACATGCGTGCCGAGGGTTTCGAGGTCTATCCGGTCACCGACGCGGTGGGCGGCATCAGCCCGGAATCCCATCGGTGGGCCGTGGAGCGGATGACCGCTGCGGGTGCGACCCCGATCACCGCGATCGCCTTCGCCAGCGAGCTGATGCGCAACTGGGCGCGACCGGACTCGGACAACCTGCGCGAGATCATGAACTGGTACTTCCCCCTCAAGGCCGAACTCGACGAGGCGGGAAAGTAA
- a CDS encoding SDR family oxidoreductase — MQTVSDTTAFITGGASGIGLAMARAFAAEGARLALVDLDGEGLREAKRELEAITEVIAISLDVRDREAMAAAADRTERELGPVRILCNNAGVGSGMGGMNLETMRYEHWDHTLGVNLGGVVNGIQTFVPRMVERGGPAHVVNTSSGSGLAVIGGAQFMYCASKFAVTGLSEAIGSLLKFHGIGLTLVSPGFVDTRIAETTRKLDPAAAEVHEMDPEYREKLERFEELFDPLGQDPDEVGTMILDAIHHGRLYCQPDRLMAEPIQARCQALLEAMPPETERDRQMAEMIDKTRQ, encoded by the coding sequence ATGCAGACCGTTTCCGACACCACCGCATTCATCACCGGCGGAGCCAGTGGTATCGGCCTGGCCATGGCCCGCGCCTTCGCCGCCGAGGGCGCGAGACTGGCGCTGGTCGACCTCGATGGCGAGGGCCTTCGTGAGGCGAAACGTGAGCTGGAGGCAATCACCGAGGTGATCGCGATTTCCCTGGATGTCCGTGACCGTGAGGCGATGGCCGCGGCGGCCGACCGGACGGAGCGGGAACTCGGCCCTGTGCGCATCCTGTGCAACAACGCCGGAGTCGGTAGCGGGATGGGCGGGATGAATCTCGAGACGATGCGCTATGAGCACTGGGACCACACGCTCGGCGTCAATCTGGGCGGTGTCGTCAATGGCATCCAGACCTTCGTGCCGCGCATGGTCGAGCGGGGCGGACCGGCGCATGTCGTCAACACGTCCTCCGGTTCCGGGCTCGCAGTGATCGGCGGTGCCCAATTCATGTACTGCGCCTCAAAGTTTGCCGTGACCGGCTTGTCCGAAGCGATCGGCAGTCTGCTGAAGTTCCACGGGATCGGACTGACGCTGGTGAGCCCGGGCTTCGTGGACACTCGGATCGCTGAGACCACCCGGAAGCTCGACCCGGCTGCGGCTGAGGTCCATGAGATGGACCCGGAGTACAGGGAGAAGCTGGAGCGTTTCGAGGAGCTGTTCGACCCGTTGGGCCAAGACCCCGACGAGGTGGGCACGATGATCTTGGACGCCATCCATCACGGCCGGCTCTACTGTCAGCCCGACCGCCTCATGGCCGAACCCATCCAGGCTCGATGCCAGGCACTTCTCGAGGCCATGCCCCCGGAAACCGAGCGCGACCGCCAGATGGCCGAGATGATCGATAAGACCCGTCAGTAG
- a CDS encoding TetR/AcrR family transcriptional regulator — MAGRPRSTDVDRRLERAALALFAEGGRAAVSFDHVAKRAETSRTAIYRRWDTREALVASALRSFRADSEAGLEDWTNWPLLAILDQFVRRAAAALNDGFARDLIRQLVALGPDGDAITQTYLAEMFTPRRDAFSAKIREAQADGQIDRSLDPEIMQDLLAGALIHKMLLWGDHATNADPRAYVEAVLESIGFPSRRGQHK; from the coding sequence ATGGCTGGCAGACCCCGTAGCACCGACGTCGATCGACGACTTGAGCGAGCCGCCCTGGCGCTCTTCGCCGAGGGTGGACGCGCCGCGGTGAGCTTTGATCACGTGGCCAAGCGCGCCGAGACCAGCCGCACCGCGATCTACCGCCGGTGGGACACTCGTGAGGCGCTGGTCGCCTCCGCCTTGCGCTCGTTCCGGGCGGATTCCGAAGCCGGACTGGAGGACTGGACCAACTGGCCGTTGCTAGCGATCCTCGATCAGTTCGTCCGCCGTGCCGCCGCCGCACTGAATGACGGATTCGCCCGTGACCTCATCCGTCAGCTCGTCGCCCTCGGGCCGGACGGCGACGCGATCACACAGACCTACCTCGCGGAGATGTTCACCCCCAGACGAGACGCCTTCTCCGCGAAGATCCGCGAAGCCCAAGCAGACGGCCAGATCGACCGCTCACTCGACCCGGAGATCATGCAGGATCTGCTCGCCGGAGCCCTCATCCACAAAATGCTGCTCTGGGGCGACCACGCGACGAACGCCGACCCGAGAGCCTACGTCGAAGCGGTGCTCGAAAGCATCGGATTCCCCAGCCGACGCGGTCAACACAAGTAG
- a CDS encoding IS3 family transposase (programmed frameshift), with amino-acid sequence MPAAYPHEFREDVVRVANNRESGQKLSVIARDFGISESCLTNWMRQADVEDGKRPGTTGEDSTELRDLRRRNRLLEQENEVLRRAAAYLSQANLPKRFYPLVSELAADGIPVAVSLRVLKLSRQPYYRWRKQQVTDAGLVEAYRVNALFDAHRDDDTFGYRLLADEAADDGEVMSGRTAWRICRDNQWWSAFSKKRAKNGKRPGPPVHDDLVQRDFTSDDVNELWLTDITEHPTDEGKLYLCAFKDVFSNRIVGYSMDGRMKARLAVNALDNAMIRRGDTAGCVVHSDRGSQFRSRKFVRALDRNHLIGSMGQVGAAGDNAAMESFFALLQKNVLDRKRWRTREELRIAIITWIERTYHRRRRQVRLGKLTPIEYETIMNPTVSLAA; translated from the exons ATGCCTGCTGCCTACCCCCATGAGTTCCGCGAGGACGTCGTCCGCGTCGCGAACAACCGTGAATCCGGCCAGAAGCTATCGGTGATCGCGCGGGACTTCGGGATCTCCGAGTCCTGCCTGACGAACTGGATGCGCCAGGCCGACGTCGAGGACGGCAAACGTCCTGGAACCACCGGCGAGGACAGCACTGAGCTGCGCGACCTGCGGCGCCGGAACCGGCTGCTGGAGCAGGAGAACGAGGTCCTGCGTCGTGCTGCTGCCTACCTGTCCCAGGCGAATCTGCCG AAAAGGTTCTACCCGCTCGTGAGCGAGCTCGCCGCCGACGGCATTCCCGTCGCGGTGTCCTTGCGGGTCCTGAAGCTCTCCCGCCAGCCCTACTACCGCTGGCGGAAACAGCAGGTCACCGACGCCGGGCTGGTCGAGGCCTACCGTGTCAACGCCCTGTTCGACGCCCATCGTGATGACGACACATTCGGGTATCGGCTGCTGGCCGACGAGGCCGCAGACGACGGCGAGGTGATGTCTGGCAGGACCGCGTGGAGGATCTGCCGGGACAACCAGTGGTGGTCCGCATTCAGCAAGAAGCGCGCCAAGAACGGGAAGCGTCCCGGCCCGCCGGTCCACGACGACCTGGTCCAGCGTGACTTCACATCGGATGACGTCAACGAGCTGTGGCTGACCGACATCACCGAGCACCCCACCGATGAGGGCAAGCTCTACCTCTGCGCGTTCAAGGACGTGTTCTCGAACCGGATCGTCGGCTACTCCATGGACGGACGGATGAAGGCCCGGCTCGCGGTGAACGCGCTGGACAACGCCATGATCCGGCGTGGGGATACTGCTGGCTGCGTCGTGCACTCGGACCGCGGATCTCAATTTCGATCCCGGAAGTTCGTGCGGGCCCTGGACCGCAACCACCTCATCGGCTCGATGGGTCAGGTCGGTGCTGCCGGCGACAACGCGGCGATGGAGTCCTTCTTCGCGCTGCTGCAGAAGAACGTCCTGGACCGTAAGCGTTGGCGCACCCGCGAAGAGCTCCGGATCGCGATCATCACCTGGATCGAACGCACCTACCACCGCCGCCGCCGGCAAGTCCGGCTGGGCAAGTTGACCCCCATCGAGTACGAGACCATCATGAACCCGACTGTCTCCCTGGCGGCCTAA
- the mutM gene encoding bifunctional DNA-formamidopyrimidine glycosylase/DNA-(apurinic or apyrimidinic site) lyase — protein MPELPEVEVVRRGLEPRTVGRRIESVEVLDPRILRRQSGGADRLRGALAGTRMTAVVRRGKFLWWRLADETGEDTGEALMAHLGMSGQLRVRDAGALTAASGVAAPSEGPASDPLRHRRLTLHLDDGTAIDLIDQRIFGGIWASPLERAADGAAAGLGSPDALLPADAARIARDLLDPAADLPAIARTIRSRRAGVKSLLLGQDLVSGIGNIYADEALWEARTRYDTPGAALTQRRALGILRAAGEVMERALAVGGTSFDALYVNVDGRSGYFALSLNVYGRAGQPCRRCESPIVREKFANRSSHFCPCCQRIR, from the coding sequence GTGCCCGAGCTGCCCGAGGTCGAGGTCGTCCGTCGTGGCCTGGAACCCCGCACCGTCGGCCGTCGGATCGAGTCGGTCGAGGTGCTCGACCCCCGGATCCTGCGCCGCCAGAGCGGGGGAGCGGATCGCCTGCGCGGCGCCCTGGCCGGCACCCGGATGACCGCCGTGGTGCGCCGCGGGAAGTTCCTGTGGTGGCGCCTGGCCGACGAGACGGGTGAGGACACCGGCGAGGCGCTGATGGCGCATCTGGGCATGAGCGGGCAGCTGCGCGTGCGCGACGCCGGGGCGCTCACCGCCGCCTCCGGCGTTGCCGCCCCGTCCGAGGGCCCCGCCTCGGATCCGCTGCGCCACCGCCGACTGACCCTCCACCTCGACGACGGCACGGCGATCGACCTGATCGACCAGCGGATCTTCGGCGGGATCTGGGCCAGTCCCCTCGAACGCGCCGCCGACGGCGCCGCCGCCGGACTCGGCAGCCCGGACGCGCTGCTGCCGGCCGACGCCGCACGGATCGCCCGCGACCTGCTCGATCCCGCGGCCGATCTGCCCGCGATCGCCCGCACGATCCGTTCCCGACGCGCCGGGGTGAAGTCGCTGCTGCTCGGCCAGGACCTGGTCAGCGGCATCGGCAACATCTACGCCGACGAGGCGCTGTGGGAGGCCCGCACCCGCTACGACACCCCCGGCGCGGCACTGACCCAGCGCAGGGCGTTGGGGATCCTGCGCGCGGCCGGCGAGGTGATGGAGCGGGCGCTGGCCGTCGGCGGCACCAGCTTCGACGCGCTGTACGTCAACGTCGACGGACGCAGCGGCTACTTCGCACTGAGCCTCAATGTCTACGGGCGCGCTGGGCAGCCGTGCAGGCGTTGTGAATCCCCCATCGTGCGGGAGAAGTTCGCGAACCGTTCGAGCCACTTTTGCCCGTGCTGCCAGCGGATACGCTAG
- the rnc gene encoding ribonuclease III gives MARRRRATEAADPTQLLEGLPLDGAQAADLRESGLLDLSLTHRSYSYEHDGLPHNERLEFLGDAVLQLAVTEQLYATHPTLPEGDLARRRAATVSTRALAVIASKLDLGAYVKLGRGEDLTGGRAKSSILADTTEAVIGAVHLALGQSVSRRFVLDLMAPLLDSDEFLETSYDFKSRLQEIAAAAGTSPTYRLTEDGLEHAKVFTASVSVEGVVDAQGEGASKKDAELAAAQSAVRTVLAERGESLIPRG, from the coding sequence ATGGCGCGCAGGCGCCGCGCCACCGAGGCCGCCGATCCGACGCAGCTGCTCGAGGGCCTGCCGCTGGACGGCGCGCAGGCGGCCGACCTGCGGGAATCAGGTCTGCTCGATCTCTCCCTGACGCACCGTTCCTACTCCTACGAGCATGACGGGCTTCCGCACAACGAGCGCCTGGAGTTCCTCGGCGACGCGGTGCTGCAGCTGGCGGTCACCGAGCAGCTGTACGCCACCCATCCGACGCTGCCCGAGGGGGACCTGGCCCGGCGCCGCGCCGCGACCGTGAGCACCCGGGCCCTCGCCGTGATCGCCTCGAAGCTCGACCTGGGCGCGTACGTGAAGCTCGGCCGCGGGGAGGATCTCACCGGAGGCCGGGCCAAGTCCTCCATCCTCGCCGACACGACCGAGGCCGTGATCGGCGCGGTGCACCTCGCCCTGGGCCAGAGCGTCTCGCGCCGCTTCGTGCTCGACCTCATGGCCCCACTGCTGGACTCCGACGAGTTCCTCGAGACCAGCTACGACTTCAAGTCCCGGCTGCAGGAGATCGCCGCCGCCGCGGGAACGAGCCCCACCTACCGCCTCACCGAGGACGGCCTCGAGCACGCCAAGGTCTTCACCGCCTCCGTCAGCGTCGAGGGCGTCGTGGATGCGCAGGGCGAGGGGGCCTCCAAGAAGGACGCCGAGCTCGCCGCCGCCCAGTCCGCCGTGCGCACCGTCCTGGCCGAGCGCGGCGAATCCCTGATCCCGCGGGGCTGA
- a CDS encoding DUF177 domain-containing protein, which yields MSADTPPVSPLDTALRVDAVDLIGRPGAHRHLTRTVPAPAREVGGAAMQAPEGQPLEVEVELESVVEGIFVHGTVSAHLDGECSRCLDPVEQDVVARLDELFMYPEKVKADEREDTTMLSDDAVGLGSLVRDALAEEADDRPLCREDCPGLCAQCGVRMEDDPTHHHDVIDDRFAALQGMFEDSADAENSDAEDPDGEDSGPQGQDR from the coding sequence ATGTCCGCCGACACCCCGCCCGTCTCCCCGCTCGATACGGCCCTGCGCGTCGACGCCGTCGACCTCATCGGCCGCCCCGGCGCGCACCGGCATCTGACCCGCACCGTCCCCGCCCCTGCCCGCGAGGTGGGCGGGGCCGCGATGCAGGCGCCCGAAGGACAGCCGCTCGAGGTCGAGGTCGAGCTCGAGTCCGTGGTCGAGGGCATCTTCGTCCACGGCACCGTGAGCGCCCACCTCGACGGCGAGTGCTCCCGCTGCCTCGACCCGGTCGAGCAGGACGTCGTCGCGCGTCTCGACGAGCTGTTCATGTACCCCGAGAAGGTCAAGGCCGACGAGCGCGAGGACACCACGATGCTCAGCGACGACGCCGTCGGGCTGGGTTCCCTGGTCCGCGACGCGCTCGCCGAGGAGGCCGACGACCGGCCCCTGTGCCGCGAGGACTGCCCGGGGCTGTGCGCCCAGTGCGGCGTCCGCATGGAGGACGACCCCACGCACCACCACGACGTCATCGACGACCGCTTCGCCGCGCTGCAGGGCATGTTCGAGGACTCCGCCGATGCCGAGAACTCCGACGCAGAGGATCCCGACGGCGAGGACTCCGGGCCCCAGGGCCAGGACCGCTGA